The sequence GAAAACATTATCAAAATTAAAACAACTAAAAAAACTAAAACAGTATAATTCTTACTAATTTTGCGCACGTGTTACACCTCAATGTAATAAAATTTTTCATAATTATATTAAAATTATAACATATTTCTTTTTTCTTTATTTTCCTTAGCCTAGAAATAACTTTTTTTCTAAATACTTTTATGATATAATTTTTTAGAAATTTATTGAATTATAATTAGCCATTTTAGAAACAAAATCTTGATTTTAAAAAGGGGGAATAAAAATGCCATCTGAGTTAAAAATAGTCACCTTCAACATTGGTAAAGAAAAGTTTGGCCTCGATATTATGAATGTGGATGCGGTAATTGAGTATGAAGAGACCACTAAATTACCAAATGCCTCTGACTATTTTGAAGGTGTAATAAATTATCGCAACGAAGAAGTTTTACCTATCATCAATCTGAGAAGAAAATTTAAAATGCCCGACTTTGAAGACAAATCTCACGCCAAAGTTATAGTTTTAAAAATTGATCAAAGAAGGGTTGGAATAATGGTTGATGATGTAAAAAACGTCAGAAGTATCGACCCTAATTTAATAAACGAAAAACCTAATATAGGTGGGATGCGTGGGGCTGATTTTATAAGTGGCATAGCACGTTTAGAAGATGGTATGTTAGTAATATTAGATATCGATAAACTGATAACTGAAGAAGAAAAGATTGCTATAGACGAAGTTATAAATAATTAAAACGTTTTCTATA is a genomic window of Petrotoga miotherma DSM 10691 containing:
- a CDS encoding chemotaxis protein CheW; the encoded protein is MPSELKIVTFNIGKEKFGLDIMNVDAVIEYEETTKLPNASDYFEGVINYRNEEVLPIINLRRKFKMPDFEDKSHAKVIVLKIDQRRVGIMVDDVKNVRSIDPNLINEKPNIGGMRGADFISGIARLEDGMLVILDIDKLITEEEKIAIDEVINN